The Skermanella rosea sequence CCTGCCCCGGCGTCCAGGCAAGCTGACTGACGCGCATATCCCGCAACTCCGGTGAACGGCCGCGGGCACGGATGCTGGCGGCGGTGATCAACGGCCACAAGGATTACCCGCATGCGGAGAGTTTATCCACTTCTCCTTTACGCAACGGGATATGCCGCTCCGGAACGCACAATCCTCAACCGCCCCGCCCGGCCCGGAGCGCCTGCGGCGGAGATCCGGCCGGAGAGGGCAGCTCCGCCGCCGGGGATGCCTGGCCGTCGCTCCGGATATGGATCGTCCGCTGCGGGAACGGGATCTCGATGCCCAGCTCGTCGAACCGGCGCTTCATGCGGCGGTTGAACTCGCGCCCGACCGTCCATTGCTGGATCGGGCGGGTCTTGATCCGGGCCTTGATGATGACGGCATTGTCGCGGAAGGCGTCCACGCCCAGGATCTCGATCGGCTCCAGGATCAGCCGGCCGAACTGCGGCGTCGCCTGCAGTTCGGCGCCCAGGTCCTTGATCACGCCGATCACCCGGTCCGTGTCCTCGCCGTAGCCGATGCCGATGTCCATGACATAGTAGGAGAAGTCCTTGGTCAGGTTAAGCACCGAGTTGACCTGGCTGAACGGGATCGAGTGGACGCCGCCGGCCTGGTCGCGCAGCTTGATCGTGCGGATCGTGATCGCCTCGACCAGGCCGCTGTGGCCGCCTCCCACGTCCACCACGTCGCCGACCGAGATGGTATCCTCGAACAGGATGAACAGGCCGGTGATCACGTCCTTGACCAGCGTCTGGGAACCGAAGCCGATCGCCAGGCCGATGACGCCGGCACCGGCCAGCAAGGGCGCTATGTTGACGCCGATCTCCGACAGGGTGACCAGGGCGACCACGGTGATCAGGACCACCATGACGGCGTTGCGGAGCAACGGCAGCAGGGTGCGGACCCGGGCGCTGCGTTCGATCCGGGTGCCGTAGCGGTCGGTTCCGGTCAGGTAGTGCTCGATCAGGTTGCTGGTGACCTCCCAGGTGATCGCGGCGAGGATCAGGACGACCCCGATCGAGACGGCGGCCGAGCTGATGCGCTGCCCGATCGGCGACTCCAGCCAGGCGAAGCTGTCGACGCCCCAGGCGTTGAGCAGGGCCAGCAGGGCGAAGAACCAGACCACCGCCTTGATCACCCGCTGGAGGATCGGCAGGTAACGGTTCGCACGCTCCTCCAGGTGCGGGAACTGCAGCTTGACCTCGGGCGAGATCGAGAAGCCACGGCGGATCAGGGCGTCGGTCAGGTTCACGACGATGCGCGCCGCGATCAGCACCAGGATCGACAGGCCGGTGGCCCGCAGCATGAACTCGAACCCGTCCTGGACGCTGAGCGCCCAGATCCCGTAGATCACCACCAGGTACAGGATCGCCAGGATGTGCCAGATGTCGGCCAGCCGGCGCCGGGCCGCGCGGAAGGCCCCGCTGCGGCTGCCGGCCGCGATCTCCTGGGCCTCGACGGCGCCGTTGCCCCCGCCGCCCAGGGGACGCCCACGCAGCCATTCGGCGACGTCGCGGCGGTTCTGCAGGATCAGGATCACCAGCATGCCGGTGACCACCAGCCCGACCAGCTTCAGCAGCGCTTCGTAGGAGCCGCCGGGCAGGCCCAGCATATAGGCCGCCTCGGAGATGAAGTAGCCGTACACGGCAGTATAGGCGAGGCGCCGCACCCAGATATAGCCGTAATGGGCCGACTCGTCCCCGATCGGGAGCATCCGCAGGTTCGGGGCCGTCGGCTCCAGCACGCCGCGGGTCAGCGCCAGGATGAGCTGGATCAGGATGGTCGCGTTGATCACGATCAGCGCTACCAGCCGCACGATCAGCGGCGGATCGGTGACGGACAGCGTGCCGTAGCCGGCGACGGCGAACACGCCGATCGGCAACAGTTCGATGACGGTGCGCAGGACCACCAGCGGCAGGCGGGCCAGGATACGCTCGCTCCGCCGTTTCTCGATCGACAGCCGGGCGCGGCGGAGCAGGCGCGACATGGCGGCGCTGGCCAGGAACCCGACGCCGACCGCCAGGACGAGCTGGAGCCCGACCTGGATCCAGCGGTCGCGGCGCATCTCGTCGGTGGCCTGCCCCCGGAGCCATTCCACCGTGTCCGGCAGGTCGGCGAAGACGGCCCCTATGGCGATCATCTGCCGGCTGAGGCGCCCGACCCGCTCCGACAGGAATTCCAGCACCCGCGTGCTCGGCGGCTCGATCTCCTCCTGCTCGGTCTGCCGCTGCGTCTGCAGCAGGGTGCGGAGCTGGGCGGTGAGCCGTTCGCGGGCGGCGGGGTCCTCCAGGGTGGCCAGCAGATCCTGGATCTGCTTGGTGGGGTCCTCCGGCTCGGCGGCGGGTGCCGCGGGTGCCGCTCCCGGCAGTGCCGCGGAGGGAACCTGGGCGGAGGCGGGCGTGCCGCACAGCAGCAGGGCCAGCAGGGGCAGGACCGTCAGAAGGCCGAGCACCGACCGGCCGAAGATACGGTCGATCATCATCCGTTCGCTTGATCCATGATTTCGGGAAACCGCGACGTTAACGCGGGCGGCCACGGCAAGCCACCCGCCGGGGTGTGTCTTTGTCGAGCCAAAAACCCGCCACGGCGCAATTAGTTGCGATGGTGGAGAAATCGGAAGGGGTAATTCGGCGCCGAGGCGCGGCTCAGTCGGTGGCCGGCCGGAAGCTGACATGGCGGGCGTGGATCGCCCGGATCGAGCCGTCCTCGCGCATCGAGGCCAGCGCCTCGTTGAAGCGCTCGACCAGACCGGCGGCGCCCGACCGGCTGCGGGCGATCGCGAGGCGGAACTCGACCCGTTCGATCGGGAACTCGAGGAAGGCGGACCGGGCGGCGCCGCTTTCCTGGGCGGCCAGCAGGAGAGGCTCGGTGAAAGTCACCAGGACGACCCTGCCCTGTCCCCGGAGCACCAGGGTCAGGGCGGCGGCGCTGCTGGCGACGTCCTCGATATGAACGCCGGCGGCGACGAGGCTGCCCTGCACCGGGTCGCCGTGGATGGTGATGACCCGCAGCCGCGGCTGCCCCGGGGCCTCTCCCGCTTCCGGATCATCCGCCGGACCGCCGGACTGGCGGATCGCGACCGCCCGGAAGCTGTCGAGCGGCGGGCCGGAATAGCCGGTCCCGACGAAGGCGCTGACCGATGCCTCCAGCAGGCTGTCGGACAGCACGAAGTCCGCCGAGCCAGGGCCGGAGCCGCCCCGGAAGACCGTGGCGAAAGCCCGCCCGTTGCGCACGGTGTGTTCGGCGCGGGCCGCCGGCATGTAGGCGTATCTCGGCGTCCGGCCGTCCCGCCGGAAGGCTTCGGACAGGATCTCGGTGACGATCCCCTGCGGACGGTCGGGAGCCGCCCCTTCGAGGATGAAGGGAGGGAGCGGCGCCAGAACGACGTTGACCAGGTCCAGCGCCACCGCCGGCTCCGGCAGCAGCACGGCGGGGAGGCACGACAGGAGCATGAGACGCAGTATCCGGAATGCCCGCGCGATCATCTGCCCCTCGGGTTGACGGCCTTGCGGCCCATTCAATCCCAAGTGCCGAAGCTTGGCAACGTCCGCCGCACGCCCGTGTGCCGGGCTGCGGCATCACGCGGCAGGCGGGCGCAAAGTCAGATAGATGAGGCCGGAGGAGACGGCGTCGGCCAGCGGGCCGGGGGTTCCGCGCTCCGGCAGGTCGAGGTCGCGCAGGATCGCGTCGAACCGGAGATCGGCCGCCGGGCGGCCGGCGGACGGCCGGTGATGGTCGTAATAGAGGCTCGACACCTCGATCATCGGGTTGGGGACCTGGACGCCGATCCGCGGCTTCACCAGCCGGTCGATCAGCGCCACCGCGAAGGTCAGGTAGTATCCCACCAGCGGCCGCGCCCCGACGAATCGCAACAGGTCGAGCGCCGCCTGCTCCTGGTCCCGGGAGGCGGCGTCCGGCGCGGACGGGCCGGTCCTGAGGTGGAGCCGGCGGCTGGTCAGCAGCCGGTTGCCGCGGATCGGGATCGCCACGACCTCCAGCAGGTCGGCCTGCCCCACGTCGAACGAGCTGGCTGCCACGGCCAGGGCGACCGACTCGCCGCTGTCGTCCTCGTCGAACAGGAAGGCGTAGGCGGGGTCGGCCAGATGGCGGCGGTTGAGCGACTTGCGCAGGTCCGACAGCATGATCAGAACATCTTCAGGTGGAAATGATAGGTGATGAATTCCTTGAAGCGCTTGACGATCGACAGCGAGTCCTTCAGCAGGTCCCGCTCCAGGCGGTTCAACTGGTCCGGCCGGATGAAATTGTCGGTCTGGGTGCCGGTGTCGCCGGCCGCCAGCCGCAGCTTGAGGCGCAGTTCCAGCATCGCCAGCAGGGACTCGGTCAGCTCGGTCGCCAGGGTCGCGTCGAACACGCCCAACGCCTGGAGCGCCCGGATGCGGTCGATCGTGTTGCGCTCCTGCAGGCGCTTCTCCAGGGCCAGGCTGCGCACGCCATGGACCAGCGGGAAGATCCCGCCCTTCTTGATGTCGAGCTGTTCCCCCTTGAGGTGCGAGAACAACCCGA is a genomic window containing:
- a CDS encoding mechanosensitive ion channel domain-containing protein; translated protein: MMIDRIFGRSVLGLLTVLPLLALLLCGTPASAQVPSAALPGAAPAAPAAEPEDPTKQIQDLLATLEDPAARERLTAQLRTLLQTQRQTEQEEIEPPSTRVLEFLSERVGRLSRQMIAIGAVFADLPDTVEWLRGQATDEMRRDRWIQVGLQLVLAVGVGFLASAAMSRLLRRARLSIEKRRSERILARLPLVVLRTVIELLPIGVFAVAGYGTLSVTDPPLIVRLVALIVINATILIQLILALTRGVLEPTAPNLRMLPIGDESAHYGYIWVRRLAYTAVYGYFISEAAYMLGLPGGSYEALLKLVGLVVTGMLVILILQNRRDVAEWLRGRPLGGGGNGAVEAQEIAAGSRSGAFRAARRRLADIWHILAILYLVVIYGIWALSVQDGFEFMLRATGLSILVLIAARIVVNLTDALIRRGFSISPEVKLQFPHLEERANRYLPILQRVIKAVVWFFALLALLNAWGVDSFAWLESPIGQRISSAAVSIGVVLILAAITWEVTSNLIEHYLTGTDRYGTRIERSARVRTLLPLLRNAVMVVLITVVALVTLSEIGVNIAPLLAGAGVIGLAIGFGSQTLVKDVITGLFILFEDTISVGDVVDVGGGHSGLVEAITIRTIKLRDQAGGVHSIPFSQVNSVLNLTKDFSYYVMDIGIGYGEDTDRVIGVIKDLGAELQATPQFGRLILEPIEILGVDAFRDNAVIIKARIKTRPIQQWTVGREFNRRMKRRFDELGIEIPFPQRTIHIRSDGQASPAAELPSPAGSPPQALRAGRGG
- a CDS encoding substrate-binding periplasmic protein yields the protein MLLSCLPAVLLPEPAVALDLVNVVLAPLPPFILEGAAPDRPQGIVTEILSEAFRRDGRTPRYAYMPAARAEHTVRNGRAFATVFRGGSGPGSADFVLSDSLLEASVSAFVGTGYSGPPLDSFRAVAIRQSGGPADDPEAGEAPGQPRLRVITIHGDPVQGSLVAAGVHIEDVASSAAALTLVLRGQGRVVLVTFTEPLLLAAQESGAARSAFLEFPIERVEFRLAIARSRSGAAGLVERFNEALASMREDGSIRAIHARHVSFRPATD
- a CDS encoding 3'-5' exonuclease family protein, with translation MLSDLRKSLNRRHLADPAYAFLFDEDDSGESVALAVAASSFDVGQADLLEVVAIPIRGNRLLTSRRLHLRTGPSAPDAASRDQEQAALDLLRFVGARPLVGYYLTFAVALIDRLVKPRIGVQVPNPMIEVSSLYYDHHRPSAGRPAADLRFDAILRDLDLPERGTPGPLADAVSSGLIYLTLRPPAA